TGGACCAGGCCTGCGCGTGCACCGAGCGGACGATCAGAGCGGAAGCTCCGGGGTTCAACCCCGGCTGTGTTGCAAGCCGGGGAGCACCGCGTGGTTTAAGCGACTTCTTCGACGCTGTACGCGACCGTACCGGCTTCGCTGACCTTGCCCTTGTCGTCCTGGGTGGAATAGGCGACTTCGAACTTGGCAAACGCCAGCGAGATGTTCTCGGTCAGCATGTCCTCACCACCCGAGCCACCGGTGCTGTAGCTGGTGACCATCACGCTGGTGAGCGTGACTTTCAGGTAGTCATCCTGCGTGCCGCCGGCCTTGGACACATAAAGGATGGCCGAATCGGAATGGGCGCCGGTGGTCAGGGCCTTCATGAACTGCGTCGAGCTCTTGTCCACATACTTCGTGATGCTGATGTCCTGGACGTTGGCCTTGCCGGCGCCGCCGCCGCTGCCATGGCCGAACGAGCCACTCTGCGACATGCCCCACGACCAGGCCAGGAGCTGAATCTTGCCAGCGTGCTTCTTGTGCTTCGACTCACCGGTAAAGGTGACCGAACCGCCCTTCAACTCCAGATGCATGTCTAATGCCATGAGAATTCTCCTTGTCAGTTTTGGTCAATTGAACCGGATTGGCCTTCTACTCTTCACCAACGATCCGGCGATGTTGCGTGCAACCACTTGCGCCATGAAGCCATGAAACGAACATCTGGCAGGAGCGTCAGCTCTTTGCCGCAGACGGCAGGCGGGAAACCAGCCGCAAGGACACCGTCAAACCTTCCAACTGGTAATGCGGCTTGAGGAAGAACTTCGAAGTGTAGAAACCCGGTGCGCCCTCCACTTCTTCCACGATGACTTCCGCCGCGGACAGGGGCTTGCGCGCCTTGGTTTCCTCGCTGGAGTTGGCCGGGTCACCGTCGACGTACTGGCCGATCCAGGACCCCAGCCACCGCTCCATCGCGTCACGATCCTTGAACGAACCGATCTTGTCCCGGACGATGCACTTCAGGTAATGCGCGAAGCGGCAGCAGGCGAACATGTACGGCAGACGTGCGCCGAGGGCCGCGTTCGCGGTCGCGTCCGGATCGTCGTACTCGTCCGGCTTGGCCAGCGACTGCGCGCTGATGAACGCCGCCATGTCCGAGTTCTTCCGGTGGACCAGCGGCATCATGCCCATCTTGTCCAGTTCGGCCGAACGGCGGTCGGTGATGGCGATTTCGGTCGGGCACTTCATGTCCACGCCGCCGTCGTCGGTGGGGAACGTGTGTGCCGGCAGGCCTTCCACCGCACCACCGGACTCGATGCCGCGGATGCGCGAGCACCAGCCATATTCCTTGAACGAACGGTTGATGTTCACCGCCATCGAGTAGGCCGCGTTCTGCCAGGTGTACTTGGAAGAGTCGGCGCCACTGGTGTCCTCTTCGAAATTGAACTCCTCGACGGGGTCGGTCTTGGAGCCATACGGGAGGCGCGCGAGCGTGCGCGGCATGGTCAGACCGATGTACTTGGCGTCGTCCGACTCGCGCAGCGAACGCCACGCAGCGTAGTCCGGGGTGGAAAACACCTTGGCCAGATCACGCGGATTGGCCAGTTCGTTCCAGCTGTCCATCCCCATCAGCGTGGATGCCGCCGCGGAAATGAACGGCGCATGCGCCGCCGCCGCGACCTGCGCGATACCGCTCAGCAGCTCGACGTCGGGCGGGCTGTGGTCGAAATAGTAGTCACCCACCAGACAGCCGTAGGGTTCACCACCGAGCTGGCCGTATTCTTCCTCGTACATCTTCTTGAAAATCGGGCTCTGGTCCCAGGCCGTGCCCTTGTAGCGCTTCAGGGTCTTGGCCAGGTCCTTCTTGGAGATGTTCAACACGCGGATCTTCAGCTGCTGATCCGTTTCGGTGTTGTTGACCAGGTGATGCAGGCCGCGCCACGCGCTCTCCAGCTTCTGGAAATCGGCGTGGTGCATGATCAGGTTGATCTGCTCGCTGAGCTTGCGATCGATCTCGGCGATGTAGGCGTTGATGGTCTGCGCAACGTCGTCCGAGACGATGTCGGAACGGCTCAGCACCTGTTCGGCCAGGGTGCGGACGGCCGATTCCACTTCTTCCTTGGCGCGGTCGCTCTTGGGCTTGAATTCCTTGTTAAGCAGCGCAGCAAAATCGCCGGCGTCCAGAGTCTCTGTGGCGCCACCCTGTTCGGCTAGTTTCTCGGTTGCCATGCGTGCTTACTCCCCGTCTTTGTTGTTGTCGTCGGACGGCTTCGGCGCTGAAGCCAGCGACTGCAGCAGCGCCGGGTCCTTCAATGCCTGGGCGATCAGGTTCTCTGCGCCGGCCTTGCCGTCCA
This is a stretch of genomic DNA from Rhodanobacter sp. FDAARGOS 1247. It encodes these proteins:
- a CDS encoding type VI secretion system tube protein Hcp, whose protein sequence is MALDMHLELKGGSVTFTGESKHKKHAGKIQLLAWSWGMSQSGSFGHGSGGGAGKANVQDISITKYVDKSSTQFMKALTTGAHSDSAILYVSKAGGTQDDYLKVTLTSVMVTSYSTGGSGGEDMLTENISLAFAKFEVAYSTQDDKGKVSEAGTVAYSVEEVA
- the tssC gene encoding type VI secretion system contractile sheath large subunit, with the translated sequence MATEKLAEQGGATETLDAGDFAALLNKEFKPKSDRAKEEVESAVRTLAEQVLSRSDIVSDDVAQTINAYIAEIDRKLSEQINLIMHHADFQKLESAWRGLHHLVNNTETDQQLKIRVLNISKKDLAKTLKRYKGTAWDQSPIFKKMYEEEYGQLGGEPYGCLVGDYYFDHSPPDVELLSGIAQVAAAAHAPFISAAASTLMGMDSWNELANPRDLAKVFSTPDYAAWRSLRESDDAKYIGLTMPRTLARLPYGSKTDPVEEFNFEEDTSGADSSKYTWQNAAYSMAVNINRSFKEYGWCSRIRGIESGGAVEGLPAHTFPTDDGGVDMKCPTEIAITDRRSAELDKMGMMPLVHRKNSDMAAFISAQSLAKPDEYDDPDATANAALGARLPYMFACCRFAHYLKCIVRDKIGSFKDRDAMERWLGSWIGQYVDGDPANSSEETKARKPLSAAEVIVEEVEGAPGFYTSKFFLKPHYQLEGLTVSLRLVSRLPSAAKS